A single genomic interval of Lucilia cuprina isolate Lc7/37 chromosome 2, ASM2204524v1, whole genome shotgun sequence harbors:
- the LOC124421413 gene encoding neural-cadherin-like: MAQDKGYPPLSRTVEVQIDVVDRANNPPVWDHTIYGPIYVKENMPVGGKVVSIKARSV, from the coding sequence ATGGCACAAGACAAAGGCTATCCACCTTTATCACGTACCGTAGAGGTTCAAATCGATGTTGTAGATCGTGCCAATAATCCACCTGTCTGGGATCATACCATTTATGGTCCTATTTATGTCAAGGAAAATATGCCAGTAGGTGGCAAAGTCGTCTCGATCAAAGCCAGgtctgtttaa